The following are encoded together in the Kribbella sp. CA-293567 genome:
- a CDS encoding LytR C-terminal domain-containing protein → MNRSPDERGQVLSSLVAVLAVVAIVGGLLVLFGTRGNDSVADSGQPAGKTTPKPSGGPSASTPVQTGRPAAPVSSVPVSSVPVSSVPTTKPSAPASTPPPVPASTPASEAPSVPPSSPASIPAANRPAVEVYNNTTRKGLAEDVAIRARQVGWIVTGQDNWRGKIVSSTVYFPAGMQAEANQLARDIGVSRTKEALPNMKKDRLSVILTTDYAG, encoded by the coding sequence TTGAACCGCTCTCCGGACGAACGAGGCCAGGTCCTCTCGTCCCTGGTCGCCGTGCTCGCCGTCGTCGCGATCGTCGGCGGGTTGCTGGTCCTTTTCGGCACCCGCGGTAACGACTCCGTCGCAGACTCGGGCCAGCCGGCCGGCAAGACCACGCCCAAGCCGTCGGGTGGACCATCGGCGAGTACGCCGGTGCAGACCGGCAGGCCGGCCGCGCCAGTCTCCTCGGTGCCAGTCTCCTCGGTGCCAGTCTCCTCGGTGCCCACGACGAAGCCCTCGGCCCCTGCGTCCACACCGCCGCCGGTGCCTGCCTCCACGCCTGCTTCGGAGGCGCCCAGCGTGCCGCCCAGCAGTCCGGCATCGATCCCAGCCGCCAACCGGCCCGCTGTCGAGGTCTACAACAACACCACCCGCAAGGGTCTGGCCGAGGACGTCGCGATCCGCGCCCGCCAGGTCGGCTGGATCGTCACCGGTCAGGACAACTGGCGCGGCAAGATCGTCTCCAGCACGGTCTACTTCCCGGCCGGGATGCAGGCCGAGGCGAACCAGCTGGCCCGGGACATCGGAGTCAGCCGCACCAAGGAAGCCCTGCCGAACATGAAGAAGGACCGCCTCAGCGTCATCCTGACGACGGACTACGCCGGATGA
- a CDS encoding DUF3263 domain-containing protein, translating to MDSANASSSGPAEAGQPAAAGLSDRDGAILGFERHWWKYAGAKEQAIRDQFQMSATRYYQVLNALIDKPEALAHDPLLVKRLRRLRAARQRARSARRLGIEV from the coding sequence ATGGACAGCGCCAACGCCAGCTCTTCCGGCCCCGCCGAGGCGGGCCAGCCGGCCGCCGCTGGGTTGTCCGACCGCGACGGGGCGATCCTGGGCTTCGAGCGGCACTGGTGGAAGTACGCCGGTGCCAAGGAGCAGGCGATCCGGGACCAGTTCCAGATGTCGGCCACCCGCTACTACCAGGTGCTCAACGCCTTGATCGACAAGCCCGAGGCCCTCGCGCACGACCCGCTGCTGGTCAAGCGCCTGCGCCGCCTCCGGGCCGCCCGCCAACGGGCCCGATCCGCCCGCCGCCTGGGTATCGAGGTCTGA
- a CDS encoding amidase, which translates to MSSTRQGPGDVSPGPRTAIATVEELQARYAEVNPLVNAVCTPNPAALTEAVRLDAERDEGRSRGPLHGLPVLVKDNIDTADLPTTAGSLALADQPPPPSDAPLVRRLREAGCIILGKANLSEWANFRGSASSSGWSAYGGLTRNPYALNRSAGGSSSGSGAAVAAGLADLAIGTETNGSIVCPAALNGVVGLKPTVGLIPQQGIVPLSHSQDTAGPMTKTVRQAAALLTVLTGGGTDYEASCRGGDLTGVRIGVPRGPLWGYSTSLDRVTEEALVLLSAAGATVVDDLSLPAPGSERDQLAILEHEMKVGLTAYLATRRPGGPRTLADIIAFNKAHADTELRYFGQELFERSEQTDGLDSPAYVAARLSALKAGRDGIDDLLRENQLDALVTPSYSPAWAIDLVNGDHVLGSSSSHAALAGYPLLTVPSGLVEGLPVGITFSGTGGSDATLIRLAHAFEAVRIMAHGPFPTPEFRSWV; encoded by the coding sequence GTGAGCTCAACTCGACAGGGCCCCGGCGACGTGTCGCCCGGCCCGCGAACCGCCATCGCGACGGTCGAGGAGCTGCAGGCCCGGTACGCCGAGGTGAACCCTCTGGTGAACGCCGTCTGCACCCCGAACCCAGCAGCCCTGACCGAAGCCGTCCGACTGGACGCGGAGCGTGACGAGGGCCGGTCCCGCGGACCGCTCCACGGCCTGCCCGTGCTGGTCAAGGACAACATCGACACGGCAGACCTGCCGACCACCGCGGGCTCCCTCGCGCTGGCCGACCAGCCACCGCCGCCGTCCGACGCCCCGCTGGTCCGCCGGCTGCGCGAGGCCGGCTGCATCATCCTGGGCAAGGCCAATCTCAGCGAGTGGGCCAACTTCCGCGGCTCGGCGTCGTCGTCCGGCTGGAGCGCGTACGGCGGCCTGACCCGCAATCCGTATGCCCTCAACCGTTCCGCCGGCGGGTCCTCCAGCGGTTCCGGCGCGGCCGTCGCCGCCGGCCTGGCCGACCTGGCGATCGGCACCGAGACCAATGGGTCGATCGTCTGCCCGGCGGCCCTGAACGGCGTCGTCGGCCTCAAACCGACCGTCGGGTTGATCCCGCAGCAGGGCATCGTCCCGCTGAGTCATTCCCAGGACACCGCCGGACCGATGACGAAGACGGTTCGCCAGGCCGCTGCCCTGCTCACCGTGCTGACCGGCGGCGGCACCGACTACGAGGCAAGCTGCCGAGGCGGCGACCTCACCGGCGTGCGCATCGGAGTACCGCGGGGACCGCTGTGGGGCTACTCGACCAGCCTCGACCGAGTCACCGAAGAAGCCCTCGTGCTGCTCTCCGCGGCCGGTGCGACGGTCGTCGACGACCTCTCGCTCCCGGCACCAGGCAGCGAGCGCGACCAGCTGGCGATCCTCGAACACGAGATGAAGGTCGGCCTCACCGCCTACCTGGCCACCCGCCGGCCGGGCGGCCCGCGGACCCTCGCCGACATCATCGCCTTCAACAAAGCCCATGCCGACACCGAACTGCGGTATTTCGGCCAGGAGCTCTTCGAGCGCTCCGAGCAGACCGACGGGCTCGACTCCCCGGCGTACGTCGCGGCGAGGCTGTCCGCGCTGAAGGCCGGCCGCGACGGGATCGACGATCTCTTGCGGGAGAACCAGCTCGATGCCCTGGTCACGCCGTCCTACTCACCCGCCTGGGCGATCGACCTGGTCAACGGCGATCACGTGCTCGGAAGCTCGTCGTCCCATGCCGCACTGGCCGGCTACCCGTTGCTGACGGTGCCGTCGGGTCTGGTCGAGGGCCTGCCGGTCGGGATCACCTTCAGCGGTACCGGT